Within Vicia villosa cultivar HV-30 ecotype Madison, WI linkage group LG1, Vvil1.0, whole genome shotgun sequence, the genomic segment GAAGAGAGTGTTGAAGGGCTTCCTTCTTCCTTCAAAGATTATCAACCATTTCCCCAGCTTGGAGAATCGTTTGAAGGCCTTGAGACAATGAAGAAGAACATTCTAGAAGCCAATCTAAACATGCCTATAACAATCCTTGCTTTTTGTTTGATATCAAGGACTTTAGCTATTTCGGGCCGATCAAACGGTCATATAAAACCCGCCCAACTCAAAAAGCCCAATTCAAAATACTCTCACTCAAAATATAAGAACAAGTAGACCCTCGATATAGGGTCGCACACTAGAGCCAAGCAACACACCCATCTTAGCCGTCAAATTTAATCCAAGGGTCTCGAACAGTCTACGATGCATCCATCGAGAGCGGTTTTAACCATCATCAATATATAAGCGTAATTGCGCGCCACGTCCCAGTACCATTCATATACTCTTACAAATTATACATCTCAGAATTCACTAACTTAAGAATTAAGAATGGTAATAATAACTTTTTTGTACGGTAATAATAACTTTTTTGTACACCTCATTTTTTACCCACCGAAAATTCTTACCACTACATGATTTTCAATTTCAGACCAGAATATTATTAATTCAGGATAAACCTTACATAGTAatgaaacaaatatataaaattttccaaaataaccCAAAGCGcaaatctttttcttttaatttgaattgatttatttcgTATTTTAAGTTTTCTAATATGATTGTAGTATAATTCATATTCCAACAATTGATACGGAGTAACAAATAATACAAATAACTTTTGTCGAACATCACACTAGATATGAGATCAAGAGAATATAAAATGATAACTTGTCCAAAAAAACAATACTCCCGACTAGATATGAGATGAAGAGAATATAAAATGATAACTTGTCCAAACAAAACAATACTCTTTCTATTTTAAATCATagatttctttttcactttttatgtaTGGCTTAATATACGTCTTTCTTGAAATTTAACCTATAATaactttaatatataattaagaaacacatatcttttttttttcatggtACCAATAATAGTAGAGGTGGATATATAAAAGTAGCTTGAAATTTAACCTATAAtaactttataaaaatatttatatatcatTAAAAAACACATATCTTTCTTTTTCATGATACCAATAATAGTAGAGGTGGATATATAGAAAAGTAGCAAGTTGTTATACtaactatataaaaaaaatatagtttttgttttagtttttaccAATAGAATCGGCTGAAAATGATTTTAACTTTTTTAAGATAAATTCTTAACTACTCAACTCAAAAAtttctaattataattaaaaagattaaattataatttttttacggAATCACATGTACTGACCAAGTATTATTTTTGTCTAAAATCGAATTCTGCATTCTCCGAATATTATGCTTTACAAAAACTCGTTTGTCACTCGAGTCCAAGCATTTAATTAAATATCTATAGATTTTCTTAAAGggttgtaataataataatagaccactaacaataataataaatgtaCCTATTTGTGATGTGGATGTTGCGCACAAATGGAGAACTACATTGGTTGAGAAAAAAGGCAACAAAAAATATCCCAATATGAAAGTTTTACGAGCCATTGAAATTCTATCTTATTTCTCAAAAAGCATAAACTTCACTTTCATAAATTTTTCATTCACAGATTTCTCACTTATAAAACCATTCAATTCTACTCTCACAAATATACCATTTCTCATCAAACATTTTCTCTTCCCAAAATACCCCTCCAATGGCAGCCATGGCCACTGCATCATCTCTCATCACTTCTACCAAGTCCTCATTCCTCAATGGAAGACCAATTGTTACTCGCACCCCCACCCTCATCAAATCCACCTCCCAAAAAAATTCAATCTCCATGTCACTAACCACACCCCCTTACAATCTGGATTCCTTCAAGTTCAGCCCTATCAAAGAATCCATCGTCTCCCGTGAAATGACCCGCCGTTACATGACTGACATGATCACCTACGCCGACACCGACGTCGTCATCGTCGGCGCCGGTTCCGCCGGTCTCTCATGCGCATACGAGCTAAGCAAAAATCCTAACATCAGTATCGCTATCATCGAACAGTCCGTCAGTCCCGGCGGCGGTGCATGGCTAGGCGGCCAGCTCTTCTCCGCCATGGTTGTCCGCAAACCAGCTCACCTCTTCCTCGATGAAATCGGTGTTGCTTACGATGAACAAGAGGACTACGTTGTCATCAAGCATGCTGCGTTGTTCACTTCAACAATCATGAGTAAGCTTCTTGCGAAACCGAACGTGAAGTTGTTCAATGCTGTGGCTGCCGAGGATTTGATTGTGAAGGAAGGTAGAGTTGCTGGTGTTGTGACGAACTGGGCTTTGGTTTCGATGAACCATGATACACAGTCTTGTATGGATCCTAATGTTATGGAGGCGAAGATTGTGGTGAGTTCTTGTGGACATGATGGACCTTTTGGTGCTACTGGTGTGAAGAGGTTGAAGAGTATTGGGATGATTGATTTTGTTCCGGGAATGAAAGCTCTTGACATGAATACTGCTGAAGATGCTATTGTTCGTCTTACAAGGGAGGTTGTTCCTGGTATGATTGTTACTGGTATGGAGGTTGCAGAAATTGATGGTGCCCCAAGAATGGTAAGCTTTTTCTTGTTTAGTAGTTTAAATTAGTGTTTTAAGATATTTTGAACTGCATGTTGATTGGTTTTGATGCAAGTTATGGTCATAGTCTCGGGTTTTTGAAAATACTGTATAGATTATTGCAGTTTAACCATAGCTAGACATAGAGGCCATATATAACTATGATTTAAGCCGTGACAATATTTTATGAGTTTATATTTGGCCACAGTTTAACGGCGATGAATTTTGGATATTTTGCGGTAGTTTGTTTTGAACGCCAGACGGTCTGATTGAAAACATATGATTTGATTGagatgtgatgatgattttgtggaTATTTTTGCAGGGTCCAACATTTGGGGCAATGATGATATCCGGACAGAAAGCTGCACATTTGGCATTGAAGGCATTGGGGAAGAATAATGCAATTGATGGAACATGTGAATCTGGTAGGGAAGAACCAGAGCTTATTTTGGCTTCTGTTGAATCAGAGGATATTGTTGATGCTTAAAGTTTATAATTAAGTGGATTTAGTGTTTAGTTGTTTGGATCTTCAGTTAAATTTTAGATCCTGCATGTGGTTTGGACTAAATGAATAAAGAAAATGTGAATGAGAACTGTATTTTCATATGTGTGATGTGTTTAACAAACAAATTGGAACAACATATAGTAGATGAAATTGAATTTATCAATTATTTATGATAAGTGGAAAAGAGAGATGAAAACAAGCCACATATTGCAACCACACATTCTAAAATATGAGCAAGTGTTGTAGAATTAATGAGTTTGCTGATATAATACTAGGTTGTTGTCACTTAGGCCATAGAATAAATAGGGCATCTCCTTATTTTTGGACATTTCTTGCCTTTAGAAGAAGACAAGCGACACATAATTATTTTGTCGGGGGGTGAAATTAATAAACTAGGCTATCGTACAATGTGGGCAAGACTTTAGCTAGTTAAGATTGATACTACTACTAAATATATCATGAAATTAATAAACTAGGCTATCGTACAATGTGGGCAAGACTTTAGCTAGTTAAGATTGATACTACTACTAAATATATCAATGTAGTATAGATGAACAATTTGGAAAGATGTTTTTGGAAGCAAAGAAGATTTGTTAGAGAATCTCCAATGAGTGAATTTATTTTTGGTTGTTTGAGCTATTTTTTGTGGGATCAATTGTCACATTGTATTTAAGCAACATCTAagcaatttaaaccaatttcactCCAATGATAATTTGAATAAGCAATCTATATGTTATATGTGGTCCAATCAATTTATGTTTGACCCAACCAATTATcaagattaatattatttaattactaAGCAACCTACTTTTTGGATTGCTTCATAATATAAATTACACTAATATTTAAGCAACGAGAATACCACGTGTATCTACTCCAATGATAAAATTGTTAAGTTCTGAAACTTATGAATCCTAGTATACATTAAGCTACCTCCATTAGAGATGCTCTTATATTGCTAAAAATGACAATCTTATTGATGGATAGTTTTATATGTATATGTTTTGAAG encodes:
- the LOC131643448 gene encoding thiamine thiazole synthase, chloroplastic-like, which translates into the protein MAAMATASSLITSTKSSFLNGRPIVTRTPTLIKSTSQKNSISMSLTTPPYNLDSFKFSPIKESIVSREMTRRYMTDMITYADTDVVIVGAGSAGLSCAYELSKNPNISIAIIEQSVSPGGGAWLGGQLFSAMVVRKPAHLFLDEIGVAYDEQEDYVVIKHAALFTSTIMSKLLAKPNVKLFNAVAAEDLIVKEGRVAGVVTNWALVSMNHDTQSCMDPNVMEAKIVVSSCGHDGPFGATGVKRLKSIGMIDFVPGMKALDMNTAEDAIVRLTREVVPGMIVTGMEVAEIDGAPRMGPTFGAMMISGQKAAHLALKALGKNNAIDGTCESGREEPELILASVESEDIVDA